A section of the Nakamurella deserti genome encodes:
- a CDS encoding protein phosphatase 2C domain-containing protein, giving the protein MSDEPPATASVVERDSDGDGSALRPDGAADDAHTDDVAGTGRAPAFPVTADGTAPADTVGFGFNLHRVLGQGEDADPLLRRARDLVVVGVFDGMGGAGGTVYETPDGPRTGAYLASRVVRDVVDRSLDDIVSGGGDLDGPGVADQLHAAIGAALKETLAALHAPRSALRSRLIRALPTTMAVAVVRRRAPDSTRWDGQLFWAGDSRVYLLEPARGAAQLTPDDLRDPSDAMANLRADSVLSNAISADVPFVVHSRRVDLTAPFLLVAATDGAFGYLPSPMHFEHLLLTTLRTSEDVEDWSVAVQRQIAAVTGDDAALAVVAVGADHTALRDLFAARGHAVENDHVRPLDAASMDLRRLELELEILRNRHAELSAELWSAYRGDYERHLSEAPAEES; this is encoded by the coding sequence ATGTCCGACGAGCCGCCCGCGACCGCTTCGGTGGTGGAGCGGGACTCCGACGGCGACGGATCCGCCCTCCGGCCCGATGGTGCCGCCGATGACGCGCACACCGACGACGTCGCCGGGACGGGCCGGGCGCCGGCGTTCCCGGTCACCGCCGACGGCACCGCGCCGGCCGACACCGTCGGTTTCGGCTTCAACCTGCACCGGGTCCTCGGTCAGGGCGAGGACGCGGACCCCCTGCTGCGTCGCGCGCGCGACCTCGTGGTCGTCGGCGTCTTCGACGGGATGGGCGGCGCCGGCGGCACCGTCTACGAGACCCCCGACGGCCCCCGGACCGGCGCGTACCTCGCGTCCCGGGTCGTCCGCGACGTGGTCGACCGCTCTCTGGACGACATCGTTTCCGGTGGTGGCGATCTCGACGGGCCCGGAGTGGCCGACCAGCTGCACGCCGCGATCGGCGCAGCCCTGAAGGAGACCCTCGCCGCGCTGCACGCACCCCGGTCCGCGCTGCGGTCCCGGTTGATCCGGGCGCTGCCGACCACGATGGCCGTGGCGGTCGTCAGGCGCCGCGCACCGGACTCGACCCGGTGGGACGGTCAGCTGTTCTGGGCGGGTGACTCCCGCGTCTACCTGCTGGAGCCGGCCCGGGGAGCCGCCCAACTGACCCCCGACGACCTCCGCGACCCCTCGGACGCGATGGCCAACCTGCGTGCCGATTCGGTGCTGAGCAACGCCATCTCGGCCGACGTGCCGTTCGTCGTGCACTCCCGGCGGGTCGACCTGACCGCTCCCTTCCTGCTGGTGGCCGCCACCGACGGAGCCTTCGGATACCTGCCGTCACCGATGCACTTCGAGCACCTGCTGCTCACCACCCTGCGGACCTCCGAGGACGTCGAGGACTGGTCGGTCGCGGTGCAACGGCAGATCGCCGCCGTGACCGGCGACGACGCCGCCCTCGCGGTGGTCGCGGTCGGCGCCGACCACACCGCGCTGCGCGACCTGTTCGCTGCACGCGGTCACGCGGTGGAGAACGACCACGTGCGCCCCCTCGACGCCGCGTCGATGGACCTGCGACGACTGGAGCTGGAGTTGGAGATCCTGCGCAACCGGCACGCCGAGTTGTCCGCCGAGCTGTGGTCGGCCTACCGGGGCGACTACGAGCGTCACCTGTCCGAGGCCCCGGCGGAGGAATCATGA
- a CDS encoding vWA domain-containing protein — protein MTDQRTPEPSPETGLSSDDAATEPTTATAGTDPGHPAGTAPDDPAGTDFGDVARTDLGDPTGTAVADQPSVGVADPASGTSSEGSGDGAGSDATPPPLTQGPPPAADPGTAATNPAASAAPAGRSMATPAARSLSYAVDIVFCIDVTGSMNPVLDAVKTNALRFYDDVQTNLTDKGKHVDQLRVRVVAFRDFSVNTDNALIESAFFGLPAEQIFFDQFVNGLVAEGGGDAPESGLEAVALAITSPWTSAGDRRRQVIVVWTDQPAHPLDRSVLPPDLAGSVPADFDALTDLWEDAQGLLGPSSKRLILFAPDGPGWSDISANWENVVHHPSQAGGGLSEVDYGTIIDSIGNSV, from the coding sequence GTGACTGACCAACGAACCCCCGAGCCGTCCCCCGAAACGGGCCTGAGCAGCGACGATGCCGCGACCGAGCCGACCACCGCGACGGCCGGAACCGACCCGGGCCACCCGGCCGGAACCGCCCCGGACGACCCGGCCGGGACCGACTTCGGCGACGTGGCCAGGACCGACCTGGGTGACCCGACCGGGACCGCCGTCGCGGACCAGCCGTCCGTCGGCGTCGCGGATCCCGCGTCCGGGACATCATCGGAGGGCTCCGGTGACGGCGCCGGGTCGGACGCCACGCCACCCCCGCTGACGCAGGGACCGCCTCCGGCGGCCGATCCGGGAACCGCCGCCACAAACCCGGCCGCGTCGGCCGCCCCGGCCGGCCGGTCGATGGCGACACCGGCCGCCCGGAGTCTGAGCTACGCGGTGGACATCGTGTTCTGCATCGACGTGACGGGCAGCATGAACCCGGTGCTGGACGCGGTGAAGACCAACGCCCTGAGGTTCTACGACGACGTGCAGACGAACCTGACCGACAAGGGCAAGCACGTCGACCAGCTGCGGGTGCGCGTCGTGGCGTTCCGCGACTTCTCGGTCAACACCGACAACGCGCTCATCGAGTCCGCGTTCTTCGGGTTGCCGGCCGAGCAGATCTTCTTCGACCAGTTCGTCAACGGACTGGTCGCCGAGGGCGGCGGGGACGCTCCGGAATCGGGGCTGGAGGCCGTGGCGCTGGCCATCACCTCCCCGTGGACCTCGGCGGGCGACCGCCGGCGCCAGGTGATCGTGGTGTGGACCGATCAGCCGGCGCATCCGCTGGACCGGTCGGTCCTGCCGCCCGACCTCGCGGGATCGGTGCCCGCCGACTTCGATGCGCTGACCGATCTGTGGGAGGACGCCCAGGGGCTCCTCGGGCCGAGCAGCAAGCGGCTCATCCTGTTCGCTCCGGACGGACCGGGTTGGAGCGACATCTCGGCCAACTGGGAGAACGTCGTGCACCACCCGTCGCAGGCCGGCGGTGGGCTGTCGGAGGTCGACTACGGCACCATCATCGACAGCATCGGCAACTCGGTGTGA
- the glsA gene encoding glutaminase A, giving the protein MSPATDPRTYDLDAVRRRVLPERGGAVDDSIPQLADADPELCGLALVLADGSTHASTQSDVPFSVQSAVKPFLFALALLDTGGQALDRIGIEPTGEAFDAIKLETSTGRPPNPMVNAGALLTAALVDGGDTDARTDRILRGLSAFAGRDLEIDEGVARSEHLCGDRNHALAHLMRAEGTLTVSADDAVAVYARACAVLVDARTLAVMAATLAFGGTNPVTGDVVVPPDVARDVVSVMATCGVYDGSGRWMRSVGVPAKSSVSGAIALSAPGVLGAAVVSPPLDEQGTSVRGRLLAEHLSDDLDLHVFGRRAGSAADLPAG; this is encoded by the coding sequence ATGAGCCCCGCCACCGATCCCCGGACGTACGACCTGGACGCAGTGCGGCGACGGGTGCTGCCCGAACGCGGCGGAGCGGTCGACGACAGCATCCCGCAGCTCGCCGACGCCGATCCGGAACTGTGCGGCCTCGCGCTGGTGCTCGCCGACGGCAGCACTCACGCGAGCACCCAGAGCGACGTGCCGTTCAGCGTGCAGTCGGCGGTCAAGCCGTTCCTGTTCGCGTTGGCGCTGCTGGACACCGGCGGTCAAGCCCTCGACCGCATCGGCATCGAACCGACCGGTGAGGCTTTCGACGCGATCAAGCTGGAGACCTCCACCGGGCGCCCGCCCAACCCGATGGTCAACGCCGGCGCACTGCTGACCGCGGCGCTGGTGGACGGCGGGGACACCGACGCGCGCACCGACCGCATCCTGCGTGGCTTGTCGGCGTTCGCCGGTCGCGACCTGGAGATCGACGAAGGGGTGGCGCGCAGCGAACATCTGTGCGGCGACCGCAACCATGCCCTGGCCCATCTGATGCGCGCCGAAGGCACCCTGACCGTGAGCGCGGACGACGCGGTCGCCGTCTACGCGCGAGCGTGCGCAGTGCTCGTCGATGCGCGGACACTGGCGGTCATGGCCGCGACACTGGCGTTCGGCGGCACCAACCCCGTGACCGGAGACGTGGTCGTACCGCCCGACGTCGCCCGCGACGTGGTCTCGGTGATGGCGACCTGTGGGGTGTACGACGGGTCGGGACGCTGGATGCGCAGCGTCGGCGTGCCGGCGAAATCGAGCGTCTCCGGGGCGATCGCCCTCTCCGCCCCCGGCGTGCTGGGTGCGGCCGTCGTCAGCCCGCCACTGGACGAGCAGGGCACCAGTGTGCGTGGCCGTCTGCTCGCCGAGCATCTGTCCGACGACCTCGACCTGCACGTGTTCGGCCGGCGGGCAGGATCGGCCGCGGACCTGCCGGCGGGGTAG
- a CDS encoding dihydrofolate reductase family protein — protein MGKVVMYGTVSLDGFIADENDQPGPLFEWLTAGDVPLDAGGELTVSQTSYDYTRPYWDGIGATVAGRRVFDLTDGWDGVPPSGIDHVVVVTHRPAPAGWDPAAPFHFVDGVESAVARARELAGDRTVEVAAGDVGGQVFAAGLVDEVRMDVVPVVFGSGRRYFGSVATQHLLTDPDVVIPGDRVLHLRFQVRR, from the coding sequence GTGGGTAAGGTCGTCATGTACGGCACGGTGTCGCTGGACGGCTTCATCGCCGACGAGAACGACCAGCCGGGACCGCTTTTCGAGTGGCTGACCGCCGGTGACGTGCCGCTCGACGCGGGCGGCGAGCTGACGGTGTCACAGACCTCGTACGACTACACCCGGCCCTACTGGGACGGGATCGGGGCGACGGTCGCCGGTCGTCGGGTCTTCGACCTGACGGACGGCTGGGACGGGGTGCCGCCGAGCGGGATCGACCATGTGGTCGTCGTGACGCACCGCCCGGCGCCGGCGGGATGGGATCCCGCCGCGCCGTTCCACTTCGTCGACGGTGTCGAATCCGCCGTGGCCAGGGCGCGGGAGCTGGCAGGCGACCGCACGGTGGAGGTCGCCGCCGGCGATGTCGGCGGCCAGGTGTTCGCGGCCGGCCTGGTCGACGAGGTGCGGATGGACGTCGTCCCTGTCGTCTTCGGGTCCGGCAGGCGCTACTTCGGCTCGGTCGCCACCCAGCACCTGCTGACCGATCCCGACGTGGTGATCCCCGGCGACCGCGTCCTGCACCTGCGCTTCCAGGTGCGCCGCTGA
- a CDS encoding alpha/beta fold hydrolase — protein sequence MTSAVSRHFARTLGVPDGPVVMFAHGFGCDQNMWNRLLPAFTDKFRVVVFDLVGSGRSDLAAYDPGKYADLDGYATDILELCDEMGLADVVLVGHSVSSMIGVAAAVRRPDLFRRLVLVSPSPRFIDDDGYAGGFSEADIEGLLESLDSNYFGWAAAMAPAVMGAGQPGELQDELTTSFCRTRPDIAYNFARVTFLSDARRLLDQVSVPSLILQTSDDILAPVEVGLYVHRHLRGSAFVQLEATGHCPHVSAPDETARAVLAYLDDDRTHDGARTPGNVTG from the coding sequence ATGACGTCTGCGGTGTCCCGTCATTTCGCGCGGACGTTGGGTGTGCCGGACGGTCCCGTCGTGATGTTCGCCCACGGCTTCGGCTGTGACCAGAACATGTGGAACCGGCTGCTGCCGGCGTTCACCGACAAGTTTCGGGTGGTGGTGTTCGATCTGGTCGGGTCCGGACGGTCGGATCTGGCCGCCTACGATCCCGGGAAATACGCCGACCTGGACGGCTACGCGACCGACATCCTCGAGTTGTGCGACGAGATGGGCCTCGCCGACGTCGTTCTGGTCGGCCACAGCGTCAGCTCGATGATCGGTGTCGCGGCCGCCGTGCGTCGGCCGGACCTGTTCCGGCGACTCGTCCTCGTGTCACCGTCCCCCCGGTTCATCGACGACGACGGGTACGCCGGGGGTTTCAGCGAGGCGGACATCGAGGGCCTCCTCGAGTCGTTGGACAGCAACTACTTCGGCTGGGCGGCGGCGATGGCCCCCGCCGTGATGGGCGCGGGACAGCCGGGCGAGCTGCAGGACGAGCTCACCACGAGTTTCTGTCGGACCCGGCCCGACATCGCGTACAACTTCGCCCGCGTCACCTTCCTCAGCGACGCCCGGCGGCTGCTGGACCAGGTGTCGGTGCCGTCCCTGATCCTGCAGACCAGCGACGACATCCTCGCGCCCGTCGAGGTGGGGCTGTACGTGCACCGCCACCTCCGCGGCAGCGCCTTCGTCCAATTGGAGGCGACCGGCCACTGCCCACACGTCAGCGCACCGGACGAGACGGCACGGGCGGTCCTGGCCTACCTCGACGACGACCGCACACACGACGGTGCCCGCACGCCCGGCAATGTCACCGGATGA
- a CDS encoding transketolase C-terminal domain-containing protein — protein sequence MATGSMREPAAAEKPAAGGAVVAVTAVPTVKPLDHAAVAPAADGGRRVVALENRSSSGGLTAVATSLIHDTAGAATRTVPAVRRVGLSDESSAPGRYPACTTGTGCEPRRSRDPFTDGSTDRPVPQRHHRCPPYRSGFTTDAGRGGGRDFSTPQPAGRVDAGRRTPRRSSQLRPIPSTAHRHHIPARPPRLDEADECSAHRAEWAGRRCGDLPRYRRRPYGAGLS from the coding sequence GTGGCGACCGGGTCGATGCGTGAGCCGGCCGCCGCGGAGAAGCCCGCCGCCGGCGGGGCCGTCGTCGCCGTCACCGCTGTGCCCACCGTCAAACCCCTCGACCACGCTGCGGTCGCCCCTGCCGCCGACGGCGGCCGGCGCGTCGTCGCGCTCGAGAACCGCAGTAGCAGCGGAGGTCTCACCGCAGTCGCAACCAGCTTGATCCACGACACCGCCGGCGCGGCCACCCGCACCGTGCCGGCCGTCCGACGCGTCGGGCTGTCGGACGAGTCCTCAGCACCGGGGCGCTACCCCGCCTGTACGACCGGTACGGGCTGTGAACCACGGCGATCGCGAGATCCGTTCACCGATGGCTCGACCGATCGCCCGGTGCCACAGCGACATCACCGGTGCCCGCCGTATCGCAGCGGATTCACGACGGACGCGGGGCGTGGTGGCGGCCGGGACTTCAGCACACCGCAGCCGGCCGGCCGGGTGGACGCGGGCCGACGTACTCCGCGGCGCTCCTCGCAGCTGCGGCCAATCCCGTCCACGGCTCACCGCCACCACATCCCGGCCCGGCCGCCACGACTGGATGAAGCCGACGAGTGCTCCGCTCACCGAGCGGAGTGGGCCGGTCGGCGATGCGGTGATCTTCCGCGGTACCGCCGGCGCCCGTACGGGGCGGGGTTATCGTGA
- a CDS encoding TetR-like C-terminal domain-containing protein — protein MPRAGLDPAVVTAAAAVVADEVGLAHLSMSLVAERLGVRAPSLYKHVDGMADLTHRVAVLAATELGDELRDAMQGRAGRDALTAAAGAVRSYVTRYPGRYAATVGVRLTGPQDPLAVALERTLDSFAAVLQGYRPDPGDRIHALRMLRSILHGFATLEASDGFQMATDVDTSFTWMIAFIDRGLRA, from the coding sequence ATGCCTAGAGCGGGACTCGATCCTGCGGTCGTCACCGCCGCGGCGGCGGTGGTGGCGGACGAGGTCGGCCTGGCCCACCTGAGCATGAGCCTGGTCGCGGAACGCCTGGGCGTGCGCGCACCGTCGCTCTACAAGCACGTCGACGGGATGGCCGACCTCACCCATCGCGTCGCCGTCCTCGCCGCGACCGAGCTGGGCGACGAGCTCCGGGATGCGATGCAGGGCCGCGCCGGCCGGGACGCCCTCACCGCGGCGGCCGGGGCGGTCCGCAGCTACGTCACGAGGTACCCGGGCCGGTACGCCGCGACCGTCGGCGTCCGACTGACCGGCCCGCAGGACCCCCTCGCGGTCGCGTTGGAGCGCACCCTCGACTCCTTCGCCGCCGTGCTGCAGGGATACCGACCGGACCCCGGCGACCGCATCCACGCCCTGCGCATGCTGCGCAGCATCCTGCACGGCTTCGCCACCCTCGAAGCCTCCGACGGGTTCCAGATGGCCACCGACGTCGACACCAGCTTCACCTGGATGATCGCGTTCATCGACCGGGGCCTGCGCGCCTGA
- a CDS encoding alpha/beta fold hydrolase, producing MLEYLKTPEGTIAYEVSGTGPLVVLAHGMGDSRHSYRFVVPELVAAGYRVANVDIRGCGDSSAEWPSYQRADIARDLVAVVRRLGGPAVVVGQSISGGAATVAAATAPDLVVGVVELAPFTRAQSVDLVGLVRNSRHRAGTVQLAKVMMTGSLRGWLAYLDAAIPNKPADWDAERARIETTLRRPERMAALRAMARTSPKDAGARLADVRCPVLVVEGSADPDWADPRAEGVRILGDLPDGVGELAVIDGAGHYPHTETPAELITLLLPFLRRTLPTTPVDHA from the coding sequence ATGCTGGAGTATCTGAAGACCCCCGAAGGGACCATCGCCTACGAGGTCAGCGGTACCGGACCGCTCGTGGTGCTGGCGCACGGCATGGGGGACAGTCGGCATTCCTACCGGTTCGTGGTCCCGGAGCTCGTGGCGGCGGGCTACCGGGTCGCCAACGTCGACATCCGCGGCTGCGGGGACTCCAGCGCCGAATGGCCCAGCTATCAGCGCGCGGACATCGCGCGCGATCTCGTGGCGGTGGTCCGTCGCCTGGGCGGCCCTGCGGTCGTCGTCGGGCAGTCGATCAGCGGCGGTGCTGCGACCGTCGCGGCCGCGACGGCCCCGGATCTGGTCGTAGGCGTCGTCGAGCTCGCGCCGTTCACCCGCGCGCAATCGGTCGACCTGGTCGGGCTGGTCCGGAACAGCCGGCACCGGGCCGGGACGGTGCAGCTGGCCAAGGTGATGATGACGGGCAGCCTGCGGGGCTGGTTGGCCTACCTCGACGCCGCGATCCCGAACAAGCCGGCCGACTGGGACGCCGAGCGTGCCCGGATCGAGACCACGCTGCGCCGGCCGGAACGCATGGCGGCGCTGCGGGCGATGGCCAGGACCTCCCCGAAGGACGCCGGCGCCCGGCTGGCCGACGTGCGCTGCCCCGTCCTGGTCGTCGAAGGCAGCGCCGACCCGGACTGGGCCGACCCCCGGGCCGAAGGCGTGCGCATTCTCGGCGATCTCCCCGACGGGGTGGGCGAACTCGCCGTCATCGACGGCGCCGGACACTACCCACACACCGAGACCCCCGCGGAGCTGATCACCCTGTTGCTGCCGTTCCTGCGCCGGACCCTGCCCACCACTCCGGTCGACCATGCCTAG
- a CDS encoding EAL and GGDEF domain-containing protein, which produces MEQRERALQRALAAVQERERALRAAEELAQLGSWIWEVGSDLVTWSEHVHQIFGTDPAGAPAVYDVYVSMLHPEDRERVLSAIREATATGGRYEVDHRIVRPDGQVRELRGRGRAETDPSGRPVRLIGSVQDVTELTAAAREMNRSRDLFAGVLNAATEQSIIATDPDGIITVFNTGAERMLGYTAADMIGTTPERLHDAAEIRARAAELGMEPGFDVFLVRAANGQAETREWTYITRDGRRLLASITVNAMYGPCGEVTGFIKVGTDITERVQAQVALQESESRFRDMFRFAPNGMMLFGIGKRNLGRFVQVNPAMTRLTGYTEQQLLAMTMADLVAPDDLEGYWERLEMFRENPVLDGPVERHWIRADGDDLWVQVNLSPGDATAGSAYVVGQVEDITARKQAEATLRRQALHDGLTGLPNRLLLMDRIEHALAVSTRIDRHVGVLYIDLDGFKSINDTAGHAAGDRALVHVAHQIRAVLRPGDTVARLGGDEFVVVCENLDSAEAAIAIAGRVLGAIRTPLTIDGGLFSLGGSIGVALSEHGSSPGQLLQLADQAMYVAKGTGKGRVEVSGVADPAHLEQSARATRFMRLTAELDLAVARDELVMFGQPVRDLRNGAVVAVETLLRWAHPILGILTPGAFLDVAEATDVMLPIGRRALRESCRMAAAWADVGGTGAPAVHVNVSGRQLESGSLHQEVTQALEDFGLAPSRLVLELTETHMPLIADSLRSDLQSLRDRGVKVAIDDLGTGYSSLTRITELPVDILKIDLSFVAGMETDPACAAVVRGVLAIGDALGLDVIAEGVESPVQMQRLVDYGCVLAQGYLYSRPLPEPELLAHLSAGAG; this is translated from the coding sequence GTGGAGCAGCGTGAACGCGCGCTGCAGAGGGCGCTCGCCGCCGTGCAGGAGCGTGAGCGGGCGTTGCGGGCTGCGGAGGAGCTCGCACAGCTGGGCAGTTGGATCTGGGAAGTCGGCTCGGATTTGGTGACCTGGTCCGAGCACGTCCACCAGATCTTCGGCACCGATCCCGCCGGCGCGCCGGCGGTGTACGACGTGTACGTGTCGATGTTGCACCCCGAGGACCGGGAGCGGGTGCTGTCGGCGATCCGGGAGGCGACCGCCACCGGCGGAAGGTACGAAGTCGACCACCGCATCGTCCGACCGGACGGCCAGGTGAGGGAGCTCCGCGGCCGGGGGCGCGCTGAGACCGATCCGTCCGGGCGTCCCGTCCGGTTGATCGGAAGCGTCCAGGACGTCACCGAACTGACAGCCGCCGCCCGGGAGATGAACCGCTCCCGGGACCTGTTCGCGGGGGTGCTCAACGCCGCGACCGAGCAGTCCATCATCGCCACCGACCCTGACGGCATCATCACCGTCTTCAACACCGGCGCGGAACGCATGCTCGGCTACACCGCGGCGGACATGATCGGCACGACCCCCGAGCGTCTCCACGACGCCGCCGAGATCCGCGCCCGCGCCGCAGAGCTGGGCATGGAACCGGGGTTCGACGTGTTCCTGGTCCGCGCGGCGAACGGGCAGGCCGAGACCCGGGAATGGACCTACATCACCCGGGACGGCCGCCGGTTGCTGGCGTCGATCACGGTCAACGCCATGTACGGGCCGTGCGGTGAGGTCACCGGTTTCATCAAGGTCGGTACCGACATCACCGAGCGGGTGCAGGCGCAGGTCGCGCTGCAGGAGAGCGAGTCCCGGTTCCGGGACATGTTCCGGTTCGCGCCGAACGGGATGATGCTGTTCGGTATCGGGAAACGGAATCTGGGCCGTTTCGTCCAGGTCAATCCGGCCATGACCCGACTCACCGGCTACACCGAGCAGCAGCTCCTGGCCATGACCATGGCCGACCTGGTCGCGCCGGACGACCTGGAAGGCTACTGGGAGCGGCTCGAGATGTTCCGCGAGAATCCGGTTCTGGACGGTCCCGTGGAGCGGCACTGGATCCGCGCCGACGGCGACGATCTGTGGGTGCAGGTCAATCTGAGCCCGGGCGATGCCACCGCGGGCAGCGCGTACGTCGTTGGTCAGGTGGAGGACATCACCGCCCGCAAACAGGCCGAGGCGACCCTGCGTCGTCAGGCGCTCCACGACGGATTGACGGGGCTGCCGAACCGTCTGCTGTTGATGGACCGCATCGAGCACGCGCTGGCGGTGAGTACCCGCATCGACCGGCACGTGGGAGTGCTCTACATCGATCTCGACGGTTTCAAGTCGATCAACGACACCGCCGGTCATGCCGCAGGCGACCGCGCGTTGGTCCACGTGGCGCACCAGATCCGGGCGGTCCTGCGGCCCGGCGACACCGTTGCCCGTCTGGGCGGTGACGAGTTCGTGGTGGTGTGCGAGAACCTCGACTCCGCCGAGGCCGCGATCGCGATCGCCGGGCGGGTCCTGGGAGCGATCCGCACTCCGCTGACCATCGACGGAGGTCTGTTCTCGCTGGGCGGCAGTATCGGTGTCGCCCTGTCCGAACACGGCTCGAGCCCGGGTCAGCTGCTGCAGTTGGCCGATCAGGCCATGTACGTCGCCAAGGGGACCGGGAAGGGCCGGGTCGAGGTCAGCGGTGTCGCGGACCCCGCCCACCTGGAGCAGTCAGCCCGGGCGACCCGGTTCATGCGGCTCACCGCGGAGCTCGATCTCGCCGTTGCCCGGGACGAGTTGGTGATGTTCGGCCAGCCCGTCCGTGACCTGCGCAACGGCGCCGTCGTCGCCGTCGAGACACTGCTCCGCTGGGCGCATCCGATACTGGGGATCCTGACACCCGGGGCGTTCCTGGACGTCGCCGAAGCCACCGACGTGATGCTCCCGATCGGCCGCCGGGCGCTGCGGGAGTCCTGCCGGATGGCAGCGGCCTGGGCAGACGTCGGAGGTACCGGCGCGCCGGCGGTGCACGTCAACGTCTCCGGGCGGCAACTGGAGTCCGGCAGCCTGCACCAGGAAGTCACCCAGGCCCTGGAGGACTTCGGCCTCGCCCCGTCGCGGCTGGTGTTGGAGCTGACGGAGACGCACATGCCGCTGATCGCCGATTCGCTGCGCTCCGATCTGCAGTCCCTCCGCGATCGTGGTGTCAAGGTCGCCATCGATGACCTCGGCACGGGATACAGCAGCCTCACCCGCATCACCGAGCTGCCGGTGGACATCCTCAAGATCGACCTGAGTTTCGTCGCCGGGATGGAGACAGACCCGGCGTGCGCCGCCGTCGTCCGCGGCGTCCTCGCCATCGGTGACGCGCTCGGCCTGGACGTCATCGCCGAAGGCGTCGAATCCCCCGTCCAGATGCAGCGCCTCGTCGACTACGGCTGCGTCCTGGCTCAGGGATACCTGTACAGCCGGCCGTTACCGGAACCGGAGTTGCTCGCTCACCTCTCAGCCGGCGCCGGCTGA
- a CDS encoding LacI family DNA-binding transcriptional regulator: MNRATQHTIVDVAAAAGVSRASAARALGGYGYTSKEIQARVQAAAEQLGYRPSRIARTMRNGRSDTIGFVCADISDAFFSTAMRGICDVASDQGYQVFVSNSDNRLDLEKTATAAMLSHRVDGLILSPISVRQHEHLDAMGHDGLPMVMLDRQLKGLGVDSVVADNESATRTAVGRLVALGHRRIGFLVSVQPEEPPTLKVSSTGTRISGPSRPSADRARGYLKALADAGIPPDQDLVAFIPHNEPELRRQAVRRILQLAVPPTALFTADSYMTRSAFVGLAETRLRIPEDISLLGFDDLEWTTFVTPPVSVVVQPAYEMGRVAAERLFGRIHGDDGADRRITVATRFVERESMGAPPTSGAVPAPV; this comes from the coding sequence ATGAACAGGGCGACTCAGCACACCATCGTCGATGTCGCTGCGGCGGCGGGTGTTTCACGTGCGAGCGCGGCGCGGGCTCTGGGCGGGTACGGCTACACGTCCAAGGAGATCCAGGCCCGCGTGCAGGCTGCGGCGGAGCAGCTCGGCTACCGGCCGAGCCGGATCGCCCGCACCATGCGCAACGGGCGGTCGGACACCATCGGCTTCGTCTGCGCCGACATCTCCGACGCCTTCTTCTCCACCGCGATGCGCGGCATCTGCGATGTCGCCTCCGACCAGGGCTATCAGGTCTTCGTATCCAACAGCGACAACCGACTGGATCTCGAGAAGACGGCCACGGCTGCGATGTTGTCCCACCGGGTCGACGGACTCATCCTGTCCCCGATCTCGGTCCGCCAACACGAGCATCTCGACGCGATGGGGCACGACGGGCTGCCCATGGTGATGCTGGACCGGCAGCTGAAGGGTCTCGGTGTGGACAGCGTGGTGGCCGACAACGAGAGCGCCACCCGGACGGCCGTCGGCAGACTCGTCGCGCTGGGGCACCGGCGGATCGGCTTCCTGGTGTCGGTGCAACCGGAGGAGCCGCCCACCCTGAAGGTGTCATCGACCGGTACCCGCATCTCCGGCCCGTCGCGTCCCTCGGCGGACCGGGCGCGGGGCTATCTGAAGGCCCTCGCCGACGCCGGGATCCCCCCCGATCAGGACCTCGTCGCCTTCATCCCGCACAACGAGCCCGAGCTCAGACGGCAGGCGGTGCGGCGGATCCTGCAACTGGCGGTGCCGCCGACGGCGCTCTTCACCGCCGACAGCTACATGACCAGGAGCGCTTTCGTCGGACTGGCCGAGACCAGGCTTCGGATCCCGGAGGACATCTCGTTGCTCGGCTTCGACGACCTGGAGTGGACGACCTTCGTCACGCCCCCGGTGTCGGTGGTGGTGCAACCGGCGTACGAGATGGGACGGGTCGCTGCCGAGCGGCTGTTCGGGCGCATCCACGGCGACGACGGAGCCGACCGTCGGATCACGGTCGCCACCCGGTTCGTCGAACGCGAGAGCATGGGCGCGCCACCGACCTCCGGTGCGGTTCCTGCGCCGGTGTAA